A part of Chloroflexota bacterium genomic DNA contains:
- a CDS encoding alpha/beta hydrolase, which produces MSKDWTQGTVKVDDGIEIFYTRTGKGEKPAIVLAHGITDNGLCWGQLAADLETDYDVIMYDAYGHGKSSRIDPKKRFNMVEDLHDLILALDLKKPCVMGHSMGAATAAGFAARYPGWLSCLVLEDPPWTDTVFTEKQIKEGLQNWKKGNLAAKEKTVKELIKAKGKDARKWEEAVLEPWAESKLEMDPTIFDHIPQERTAWQEIAQAIDVPSLLIAGDNALNAIVTPKVGVEAMELMGFCEFGHISGAGHCVRYEQYKPYLTMVKLFLKRNLPA; this is translated from the coding sequence ATGTCAAAGGACTGGACTCAAGGCACAGTCAAAGTTGATGATGGCATCGAAATTTTCTATACCCGGACCGGTAAGGGCGAAAAGCCTGCCATCGTGCTCGCTCACGGTATCACGGATAATGGACTTTGCTGGGGGCAATTAGCCGCTGATCTGGAGACCGATTATGATGTGATCATGTATGACGCCTACGGTCACGGGAAATCATCCCGGATTGATCCTAAAAAGCGCTTCAATATGGTGGAGGACCTGCACGATCTCATCCTGGCACTTGATCTGAAGAAGCCCTGTGTCATGGGACACTCAATGGGGGCTGCCACAGCCGCCGGTTTCGCTGCCCGCTATCCCGGCTGGCTCAGCTGCCTGGTGCTGGAAGATCCGCCCTGGACTGATACAGTCTTTACTGAAAAGCAAATCAAGGAAGGCCTGCAGAATTGGAAAAAGGGCAACCTTGCTGCGAAGGAAAAAACTGTCAAAGAACTGATCAAGGCCAAAGGAAAAGACGCCCGTAAATGGGAAGAAGCTGTCCTTGAGCCCTGGGCAGAATCGAAACTTGAGATGGATCCCACCATTTTTGATCATATCCCCCAGGAACGGACAGCCTGGCAAGAGATCGCCCAAGCCATTGACGTCCCCTCCCTGCTGATCGCTGGCGATAACGCCCTCAACGCGATCGTGACGCCCAAAGTAGGCGTGGAAGCTATGGAACTCATGGGGTTCTGCGAATTCGGACATATCAGCGGCGCGGGGCACTGCGTACGCTATGAGCAATATAAGCCCTATCTGACGATGGTAAAGCTGTTCCTGAAGCGGAACCTGCCTGCGTAA